The following proteins are encoded in a genomic region of Vigna radiata var. radiata cultivar VC1973A unplaced genomic scaffold, Vradiata_ver6 scaffold_332, whole genome shotgun sequence:
- the LOC106778480 gene encoding fructokinase-2-like, producing the protein MAFNNGVPATGTGLIASFGEMLIDFVPTVSGVSLAEAPGFLKAPGGAPANVAIAVARLGGKAAFVGKLGDDEFGHMLAGILKENGVRAEGITFDQGARTALAFVTLRADGEREFMFYRNPSADMLLQPEELNLELIRSAKVFHYGSISLIVEPCRSAHLKAMEVAKEAGCLLSYDPNLRLPLWPSADEARKQILSIWEKADLIKISDVELEFLTGSDKIDDASALSLWHPNLKLLLVTLGEHGSRYYTKNFKGSVDAFHVKTIDTTGAGDSFVGALLSKIVDDQSILEDESRLRDVLKFANACGAITTTQKGAIPALPKEEDALKLIKGA; encoded by the exons ATGGCCTTCAACAATGGCGTCCCTGCCACCGGCACCGGCCTCATCGCCAGCTTCGGCGAGATGCTCATCGACTTCGTTCCCACCGTCTCCGGCGTCTCCCTGGCGGAGGCTCCTGGCTTCCTAAAGGCACCCGGCGGCGCCCCCGCTAACGTCGCCATCGCAGTCGCGAGACTCGGCGGCAAGGCCGCCTTCGTTGGAAAACTCGGTGACGACGAGTTCGGCCACATGCTCGCCGGAATCCTGAAAGAGAACGGAGTCCGCGCCGAGGGGATCACCTTCGACCAGGGCGCCCGCACAGCTCTGGCGTTTGTGACCCTACGCGCCGACGGAGAGCGTGAGTTCATGTTCTACCGAAACCCCAGCGCCGACATGCTCCTTCAACCCGAAGAACTCAACCTCGAACTCATCAGATCT GCAAAAGTTTTCCATTACGGATCAATTAGTTTGATCGTGGAGCCATGCAGATCAGCACACTTGAAGGCAATGGAAGTTGCCAAAGAAGCTGGGTGCTTGCTCTCCTATGACCCCAACCTCCGTCTCCCCTTGTGGCCCTCGGCCGATGAAGCTCGTAAGCAGATACTCAGCATATGGGAGAAGGCTGATCTGATCAAGATCAGTGATGTGGAGCTCGAGTTCCTCACAGGAAGTGACAAGATTGATGATGCTTCTGCTTTGTCATTGTGGCACCCCAATTTGAAGTTGCTCCTTGTCACTTTAGGAGAACACGGTTCCAGATACTACACCAAG AATTTCAAAGGATCAGTAGATGCTTTTCATGTCAAAACTATTGATACAACTGGTGCCGGCGATTCCTTTGTTGGTGCTCTGTTGTCCAAGATTGTCGATGATCAGTCCATCCTTGAA GATGAATCAAGGTTAAGAGACGTACTCAAGTTTGCTAATGCATGTGGAGCAATTACAACTACCCAAAAGGGAGCAATTCCCGCCCTTCCCAAAGAGGAGGATGCACTGAAACTGATCAAAGGGGCATAG
- the LOC106778456 gene encoding uncharacterized protein LOC106778456 isoform X2, with protein sequence MEASDLDEGMKVLDACLTNISWRLKPSSKRRLQLDMLALITRMRPVVMVDYGGIMPQLQHHLSSLLQHAQKESLIFEHIRLMVIQDMIYLIHLIELTHFLNSTFNSHQPLLFVDLQSENPKMVTKIEESQLAMQLVSIQRLFLTIFSPERTTDPSPSQDVKCTDETHTTCQSQSLHSRSTNDCIDLSDCMDNTDITVPTLNGWLLGYPVVYLFGKEHIADAIYNLSTKYLHIFQVFVCRNSTLKKGTQAEELLSFSVPYDLSMRGSNEQWAEAFLAHMQAKWERCASAWKSLKMEDIQIIIFPKVG encoded by the exons ATGGAAGCTTCGGATTTGGACGAAGGGATGAAGGTGTTGGATGCGTGTTTAACCAATATCAGTTGGCGCCTCAAACCTTCTTCCAAGCGTCGCTTACAATTGG ATATGCTTGCTCTGATTACAAGAATGCGACCGGTTGTAATGGTGGACTACGGCGGAATCATGCCTCAACTCCAACACCACCTCTCTTCCCTCCTTCAACACGCACAAAAG GAATCCCTAATTTTCGAGCATATACGATTGATGGTTATTCAAGATATGATATACTTAATACACCTCATCGAACTAACGCACTTTCTCAATTCAACCTTCAACTCTCACCAGCCGTTGCTCTTTGTCGACCTTCAATCCGAAAACCCTAAG ATGGTAACGAAAATTGAGGAAAGCCAGTTAGCAATGCAGCTTGTATCGATTCAGAGGTTGTTTTTGACGATATTCTCTCCTGAGAGAACCACTGACCCCTCTCCGTCGCAAGATGTCAAATGTACAGACGAAACCCACACAACTTGTCAGAGTCAGAGCTTACATTCTCGTTCTACTAATGACTGTATTGATCTTAGTGACTGCATGGACAACACTGACATCACTGTGCCGACGTTGAATGG ATGGCTTCTAGGATATCCAGTGGTCTATCTGTTTGGCAAGGAGCATATTGCAGACGCCATTTATAATCTTTCGACCAAGtatcttcatatttttcaaGTGTTTGTCTGCAG GAATAGTACCCTCAAGAAAGGGACCCAAGCCGAAGAGCTGTTAAG TTTTTCAGTGCCTTATGATCTAAGCATGAGAGGGAGTAATGAACAATGGGCAGAGGCTTTTCTGGCTCACATGCAAGCTAAGTGGGAAAGATGTGCAAGTGCTTGGAAGTCGTTAAAGATGGAG gatattcaaattataatcTTTCCAAAAGTGGGCTGA
- the LOC106778456 gene encoding uncharacterized protein LOC106778456 isoform X1: MEASDLDEGMKVLDACLTNISWRLKPSSKRRLQLDMLALITRMRPVVMVDYGGIMPQLQHHLSSLLQHAQKESLIFEHIRLMVIQDMIYLIHLIELTHFLNSTFNSHQPLLFVDLQSENPKMVTKIEESQLAMQLVSIQRLFLTIFSPERTTDPSPSQDVKCTDETHTTCQSQSLHSRSTNDCIDLSDCMDNTDITVPTLNGWLLGYPVVYLFGKEHIADAIYNLSTKYLHIFQVFVCRNSTLKKGTQAEELLSFSVPYDLSMRGSNEQWAEAFLAHMQAKWERCASAWKSLKMEGKDVNSLRKPSCELERNKA, from the exons ATGGAAGCTTCGGATTTGGACGAAGGGATGAAGGTGTTGGATGCGTGTTTAACCAATATCAGTTGGCGCCTCAAACCTTCTTCCAAGCGTCGCTTACAATTGG ATATGCTTGCTCTGATTACAAGAATGCGACCGGTTGTAATGGTGGACTACGGCGGAATCATGCCTCAACTCCAACACCACCTCTCTTCCCTCCTTCAACACGCACAAAAG GAATCCCTAATTTTCGAGCATATACGATTGATGGTTATTCAAGATATGATATACTTAATACACCTCATCGAACTAACGCACTTTCTCAATTCAACCTTCAACTCTCACCAGCCGTTGCTCTTTGTCGACCTTCAATCCGAAAACCCTAAG ATGGTAACGAAAATTGAGGAAAGCCAGTTAGCAATGCAGCTTGTATCGATTCAGAGGTTGTTTTTGACGATATTCTCTCCTGAGAGAACCACTGACCCCTCTCCGTCGCAAGATGTCAAATGTACAGACGAAACCCACACAACTTGTCAGAGTCAGAGCTTACATTCTCGTTCTACTAATGACTGTATTGATCTTAGTGACTGCATGGACAACACTGACATCACTGTGCCGACGTTGAATGG ATGGCTTCTAGGATATCCAGTGGTCTATCTGTTTGGCAAGGAGCATATTGCAGACGCCATTTATAATCTTTCGACCAAGtatcttcatatttttcaaGTGTTTGTCTGCAG GAATAGTACCCTCAAGAAAGGGACCCAAGCCGAAGAGCTGTTAAG TTTTTCAGTGCCTTATGATCTAAGCATGAGAGGGAGTAATGAACAATGGGCAGAGGCTTTTCTGGCTCACATGCAAGCTAAGTGGGAAAGATGTGCAAGTGCTTGGAAGTCGTTAAAGATGGAG GGTAAAGACGTGAACAGTTTGCGAAAACCATCATGCGAACTCGAACGGAACAAGGCATGA